The following proteins are co-located in the Phoenix dactylifera cultivar Barhee BC4 unplaced genomic scaffold, palm_55x_up_171113_PBpolish2nd_filt_p 001566F, whole genome shotgun sequence genome:
- the LOC120108814 gene encoding lon protease homolog, mitochondrial-like: protein MLSIALQLVRQGVTNEQSLKVSLQQGAKQLREKSTEEPTQIADDGPGGKKLEDGNSHERATTTTLTESEQAIEVSLHEQPNGTATEESEATSHEHLVEQLEADKVQPTLLSSDGIATTDQPVDSKVNIKTSDVKDVKVDNVIEKVIVDVSNLADFVGKPVFHAERIYDQTPVGVVMGLAWTAMGGSTLYVETALVEQGEGKGALLLTGQLGDVMKESAQIAHTVARAILLQKEPDNPFFADSKLHLHVPAGATPRMDQVQGAP from the exons ATGTTATCG ATAGCTCTGCAACTTGTCCGTCAAGGGGTGACAAATGAGCAATCTCTAAAAGTCAGCCTTCAGCAAGGAGCCAAACAGCTTAGAGAGAAATCTACTGAAGAGCCTACTCAAATTGCAGATGATGGTCCAGGGGGGAAGAAACTGGAGGATGGGAACTCACACGAAAGGGCTACAACAACTACCTTAACAGAATCTGAACAAGCAATTGAAGTCTCGTTACATGAACAGCCTAATGGAACTGCCACAGAAGAATCAGAAGCAACTTCTCATGAGCATCTTGTTGAACAGTTGGAGGCTGACAAAGTGCAGCCAACTCTCTTATCATCAGACGGTAttgcaacaacagaccaacccGTTGATTCAAAG GTCAATATAAAAACAAGTGATGTAAAGGATGTGAAAGTTGATAATGTGATTGAAAAGGTCATAGTTGATGTCTCAAACCTGGCTGATTTTGTGGGCAAACCAGTATTCCATGCCGAACGTATATATGATCAGACTCCAGTAGGAGTTGTCATGGGTCTTGCTTGGACTGCAATGGGTGGTTCAACATTGTATGTTGAGACCGCCCTAGTGGAGCAAGGAGAAGGGAAAGGTGCACTTCTATTGACGGGTCAGCTCGGAGACGTCATGAAGGAGAGTGCGCAAATAGCTCATACCGTAGCCAGAGCAATATTGCTTCAGAAAGAACCAGACAATCCATTTTTTGCAGACTCCAAGCTCCATTTGCATGTGCCGGCTGGTGCTACCCCAAGGATGGACCAAGTGCAGGGTGCACCATGA